Proteins co-encoded in one Setaria viridis chromosome 9, Setaria_viridis_v4.0, whole genome shotgun sequence genomic window:
- the LOC117838422 gene encoding uncharacterized protein isoform X3, producing MRPVSRDIGNNVLDTSDLQCTSKLTVDGHYWVLMQPLSAQVYNFLVNLINIPEHIATVCRLRGKRASVFFTIGFEFCNAAIKWTDQECRRLDKRKKNASLSYFPGYLPVCACPVPR from the exons ATGCGACCTGTCTCGAGGGATATAG GCAACAATGTATTGGACACGTCTGATCTCCAATGTACTTCAAAG CTAACCGTGGATGGCCATTATTGGGTCTTGATGCAACCTCTTTCGGCTCAAGTGTACAACTTTCTCGTCAACCTGATAAACATTCCAG AGCACATAGCTACAGTTTGTCGGCTGAGGGGAAAGAGAGCTAGCGTTTTCTTTACAATTGGATTCGAATTTTGCAATGCAGCTATCAAATGGACTGACCAAG AGTGCAGGAGATTGGATAAACGAAAAAAGAATGCTTCTCTGTCCTATTTTCCAG GCTACCTGCCGGTATGCGCTTGTCCTGTGCCGCGCTGA
- the LOC117838422 gene encoding uncharacterized protein isoform X2, whose translation MRPVSRDIGNNVLDTSDLQCTSKLTVDGHYWVLMQPLSAQVYNFLVNLINIPEHIATVCRLRGKRASVFFTIGFEFCNAAIKWTDQGDWINEKRMLLCPIFQATCRYALVLCRADRLADG comes from the exons ATGCGACCTGTCTCGAGGGATATAG GCAACAATGTATTGGACACGTCTGATCTCCAATGTACTTCAAAG CTAACCGTGGATGGCCATTATTGGGTCTTGATGCAACCTCTTTCGGCTCAAGTGTACAACTTTCTCGTCAACCTGATAAACATTCCAG AGCACATAGCTACAGTTTGTCGGCTGAGGGGAAAGAGAGCTAGCGTTTTCTTTACAATTGGATTCGAATTTTGCAATGCAGCTATCAAATGGACTGACCAAG GAGATTGGATAAACGAAAAAAGAATGCTTCTCTGTCCTATTTTCCAG GCTACCTGCCGGTATGCGCTTGTCCTGTGCCGCGCTGATCGGCTTGCTGATGGCTGA
- the LOC117838422 gene encoding uncharacterized protein isoform X1, which produces MRPVSRDIGNNVLDTSDLQCTSKLTVDGHYWVLMQPLSAQVYNFLVNLINIPEHIATVCRLRGKRASVFFTIGFEFCNAAIKWTDQGDWINEKRMLLCPIFQGRRCEPGPRLNAQDVGGGIKRALVLAALQLRSL; this is translated from the exons ATGCGACCTGTCTCGAGGGATATAG GCAACAATGTATTGGACACGTCTGATCTCCAATGTACTTCAAAG CTAACCGTGGATGGCCATTATTGGGTCTTGATGCAACCTCTTTCGGCTCAAGTGTACAACTTTCTCGTCAACCTGATAAACATTCCAG AGCACATAGCTACAGTTTGTCGGCTGAGGGGAAAGAGAGCTAGCGTTTTCTTTACAATTGGATTCGAATTTTGCAATGCAGCTATCAAATGGACTGACCAAG GAGATTGGATAAACGAAAAAAGAATGCTTCTCTGTCCTATTTTCCAG GGGAGGCGGTGTGAACCCGGGCCGCGACTAAACGCTCAGGATGTTGGAGGGGGAATAAAGCGCGCCCTTGTCTTGGCCGCTTTGCAATTGCGGAGTCTCTGA